The Treponema succinifaciens DSM 2489 region CTTGTAAAATTCGTCAAGGGTTGGAACTGCTTTTCTTAGAATTTTTTTCAGTTCACCACTGTTCCTGTAAAGTTCTTCTTTACCTTTAGAAAGCACGCAGATTGGATTTAAAGAATCAATCAACTTATCAAGTGAAAAATTTTTAGGAGAAATATTTGTGAGCTTTAGAATTTTTTTGTATTCTGTAGGCTCAGGATTTTCTTCTTTTAGCCACAAAGGTTCTTCCAAGCGTTCGCCTTTTCTTGCTCCGATAAACTGAATTTTTATTTCTTTGTCCGGCGTAAATCCAGAAAACTTTATTACCTGCTTTGCAAGCTCCAGAATTTTTATAGGCTCGCCCATGTCCAAAAGGTACGATGCTCCGTTTGTTCCAACGCCTCCAGTCTGAAGCACAAGAGAGCAGGCCTCTGGAATTGTCATAAAGTAGCGTTCCATTTGTGGATCGGTTACAGTTACAGGACCTCCGTTTTGAATCTGCTCCATAAAAATAGGAAGAATTGAGCCTCGGCTTCCAAGAACATTTCCGAAGCGGACAAACATAAACGCTTGGTTTTTCTTTGCGTTTTGCGCGGCTTGAATTACAAGTTTTTCACATAGCATTTTGCTTGCGCCGTAAACGCTTACAGGCTCAACGGCTTTGTCTGTTGAAATAAGCACGAATTTTTCAGTTCCAGATTCAAGCGCGGCATCCAGAAGATTCTTTGTTCCGAATACATTGTTTTCAATTGCGGCTATAGAATTCTCTTCCATCATTGGAACATGTTTGTATGCGGCACAGTGAAAGATAACATCAGCATGAGTGTGAGAAATTATGTACTTTACGTATTCCCTGTCTTTCATGTCGCCGATTATTGGAACAATTGAAGCCTTTTGTCCTACGCCTTCATCCTGAAGAACATGAAGTTCCCTGTAAATATTTACAATTGAATTCTCGCCGTGTCCAAAAAGATAAAGCCGTTCTGCTCCGCCTGAAAGAAGCTGACGTGCAAGCTCGCTGCCGATTGAGCCGCCTGCTCCTGTTATTAGAACACGTTTTCCTCTTAAATACGAAAGGCTTTTTGCAAGCGGAATTGTTACTGGAGTTCTTCCTAGAATGTCCAGCGGATTTATATCGCGGGCTTGAATTATGTGGGCTTTTTCGTCAATGACTTGGCTTATTGAAGGCAGAATTTTTATCTGAAAAAATCCGCATTTTTTTAAGGAGGAATAAATTTTTCTGATTCTTTCAACTGGTGCGCTTGGAATTGCAATTACGGCTTGGTCTGCTCCGTTTACACGCAAAACGTCCGCAATACTGTCAATCGGACCTATAACAGGTATGCCGTCAATTTTTGTTCCGATTAAATTTTTATCATCATCGAGAAACGCAGAAACTGTTCCAAAGACTTTTTTTTTCGCAATGTCGTTTGCAATCATTTGTCCGGCAAAGCCTGCGCCTATTATATATAGTCTGCCTTCGATTTTATTCATTTTCCCCTCGGATAATCTAGCAGTCTACCATATAGTGCTGATTTCTTCAATGTTGGCTTTTTAAATTGAGAAATTACCTTTCGGAGATTTTTTTTACTTCGGTTATGAATTCCTCAAGATTTGTAAAATGGCGGTACACGCTTGCGAAACGAATGTATGCGACTTTGTCTACGGAATTAAGTTTTTTTAGAACAAGTTCTCCGATTTCCTCTGTTGAAATTTCGCGTTTGAGTTTTCCGGCTGTGTATGCCTCGTCTTCAATTTCGTTTACAATCAAGTCTATAAAGTCTGTTGAAACCGGACGTTTTTCCAGTGCACGTTCAATTCCCTTTGCGACTTTTTTTATGTCGAATGGCTGTCTTCTTCCGTCGCGCTTTACAACCATGAAAGGCTTTTCTTCTATTTTTTCGTAGCTTGTGAATCTGTGTCCGCACGAAATGCACTGTCGTCTTCTTCGTATGCTTTCGCCGTTTGCCATTTGCCGGGATTCGGTAACTTTGTCGTCAAAACTTCCGCAGTAGGGGCATCTCATTTTTTTTCCATCCTCGTTGTCTGCTGGATTATTTCTCTTGATAAGCTTCAAATATTAATATGTATTCGAAACTAGCTTATTATAATTTTTTACAGAGAAAACCTCAATTGTTTTTTTTACTTTATTTATTAGTTTTTTTTGAGTTGTTTATATTCTGTTACTCTGAAAATTGCAATTACATATAATTCTTTGCAGCAAGGGATGTGTGTATAGACGACACAAAAATCTGAAAATATGTTGTACATTTTACTGTAGTTGTTATA contains the following coding sequences:
- a CDS encoding polysaccharide biosynthesis protein; protein product: MNKIEGRLYIIGAGFAGQMIANDIAKKKVFGTVSAFLDDDKNLIGTKIDGIPVIGPIDSIADVLRVNGADQAVIAIPSAPVERIRKIYSSLKKCGFFQIKILPSISQVIDEKAHIIQARDINPLDILGRTPVTIPLAKSLSYLRGKRVLITGAGGSIGSELARQLLSGGAERLYLFGHGENSIVNIYRELHVLQDEGVGQKASIVPIIGDMKDREYVKYIISHTHADVIFHCAAYKHVPMMEENSIAAIENNVFGTKNLLDAALESGTEKFVLISTDKAVEPVSVYGASKMLCEKLVIQAAQNAKKNQAFMFVRFGNVLGSRGSILPIFMEQIQNGGPVTVTDPQMERYFMTIPEACSLVLQTGGVGTNGASYLLDMGEPIKILELAKQVIKFSGFTPDKEIKIQFIGARKGERLEEPLWLKEENPEPTEYKKILKLTNISPKNFSLDKLIDSLNPICVLSKGKEELYRNSGELKKILRKAVPTLDEFYKREENLSAKNEKSYAKAVL
- the nrdR gene encoding transcriptional regulator NrdR translates to MRCPYCGSFDDKVTESRQMANGESIRRRRQCISCGHRFTSYEKIEEKPFMVVKRDGRRQPFDIKKVAKGIERALEKRPVSTDFIDLIVNEIEDEAYTAGKLKREISTEEIGELVLKKLNSVDKVAYIRFASVYRHFTNLEEFITEVKKISER